Proteins co-encoded in one Methylobacterium sp. WL1 genomic window:
- a CDS encoding L,D-transpeptidase, translating into MRIGLVSVLSGLLLWGAASPAARADVLITVDKSSQRMEVTVDGQPRYTWPVSTGVEAYDTPSGSYRPFRMERTHFSKEWDDAPMPFAMFFTNQGHAIHGTNHVRSLGRAASHGCVRLSVRNAATLFNLVKAQGASRTRVQIEGTDALVAERGTRTRRLARSRDPYAPDDTLADLDQMGRRTLPASYARTAVRPAYAPVQGYGDPVEGDVGDGW; encoded by the coding sequence ATGCGTATCGGTCTGGTCTCGGTCCTGTCCGGACTGCTCCTGTGGGGCGCCGCGTCCCCGGCGGCCCGGGCGGATGTGCTCATCACCGTCGACAAATCCTCCCAGCGCATGGAGGTCACGGTCGATGGGCAGCCGCGCTACACCTGGCCGGTCTCCACCGGGGTCGAGGCCTACGACACGCCGTCCGGTTCCTATCGGCCGTTCCGGATGGAGCGCACCCACTTCTCGAAGGAGTGGGACGATGCGCCCATGCCGTTCGCGATGTTCTTCACGAACCAGGGCCACGCGATCCACGGCACCAACCACGTCCGCAGCCTCGGGCGCGCGGCCTCGCACGGCTGCGTGCGGCTGTCGGTGCGCAACGCCGCGACCTTGTTCAACCTCGTGAAGGCCCAGGGGGCGAGCCGGACTCGCGTCCAGATCGAGGGCACCGATGCCCTGGTGGCCGAGCGCGGCACGCGCACCCGCCGGCTCGCCCGGAGCCGCGATCCCTATGCCCCGGACGACACCCTGGCCGACCTGGACCAGATGGGCCGGCGCACGCTCCCGGCCTCGTACGCCCGAACCGCCGTGCGCCCGGCCTACGCGCCGGTGCAGGGGTATGGCGACCCGGTCGAGGGCGACGTCGGGGATGGGTGGTAG
- a CDS encoding SRPBCC family protein gives MPFAFSRPLPLAALALAASTVAGHALEVTRSADIAAPPAKVWQTIGEFCGIGDWHPAIEKCVLSDKDGLKVRTLSLKGGGTLKEEQVSRDDKVMSYTYTILDGPLPVADYKSTLAVAPEGTGSKVTWSGTFNAKGAPDTVAVDAIQGIYESGLKALSDKAK, from the coding sequence ATGCCCTTCGCTTTCAGCCGGCCCCTGCCGCTTGCCGCCTTGGCGCTGGCCGCTTCCACCGTCGCGGGCCACGCCCTGGAGGTGACGCGCTCGGCCGACATCGCCGCGCCGCCGGCCAAGGTCTGGCAGACGATCGGCGAGTTCTGCGGCATCGGCGATTGGCATCCGGCCATCGAGAAGTGCGTCCTGTCCGACAAGGACGGCCTGAAGGTCCGCACGCTGAGCCTGAAGGGCGGCGGCACCCTCAAGGAGGAGCAGGTCTCCCGCGACGACAAGGTGATGAGCTACACCTACACGATCCTGGATGGCCCGCTGCCGGTCGCCGACTACAAGTCGACGCTGGCCGTCGCCCCCGAGGGCACGGGCTCCAAGGTGACCTGGAGCGGGACCTTCAACGCCAAGGGCGCCCCCGACACCGTGGCGGTCGACGCCATACAGGGGATCTACGAATCCGGCCTGAAGGCGCTGTCCGACAAGGCCAAATAG
- the fdhE gene encoding formate dehydrogenase accessory protein FdhE, producing MANFFRRKPTVPAGTTPAASEPKPRRRDFSELKPDPDKIGIAGSVPFVRLPDPGTLFAARAARLMAAAPGHPLEAYLRFVAEVARAQASVQAAFPPAEAPAASDTALRTEHGMPPLSRQRLEADAGFDGCLTALLDQLDLSVSPEASQAARASLLAASPADRLDLAVQVVEGALPVERIAECVFVAAALQVRFAQDAARLDASALKPVADGVCPCCGGAPVASVVVSWTPADKARYLSCSVCNTLWNHVRIRCTACGSGEGISYYGLDEVSKDVQVETCTTCHSYIKHLHQHRAPTLDPVADDIASYGLDLKIAEDGFRRAGLNLLFIV from the coding sequence GTGGCTAACTTCTTCAGGCGCAAGCCAACGGTACCGGCCGGGACGACGCCCGCCGCGTCCGAGCCCAAACCCCGGCGGCGGGATTTTAGCGAGCTGAAGCCCGATCCCGACAAGATCGGGATCGCGGGCTCGGTCCCGTTCGTGCGGCTGCCCGATCCCGGAACGCTGTTCGCCGCCCGGGCCGCGCGCCTGATGGCGGCGGCACCGGGGCATCCGCTCGAAGCCTATCTTCGGTTCGTCGCCGAGGTGGCCCGGGCGCAGGCGTCCGTGCAGGCGGCGTTTCCACCCGCCGAGGCCCCGGCTGCCTCCGACACTGCCCTGCGGACCGAGCACGGGATGCCGCCCCTGTCGCGCCAGCGGCTCGAGGCCGATGCCGGCTTCGACGGTTGCCTCACTGCACTGTTGGACCAGCTCGACCTGTCGGTATCCCCGGAGGCGTCACAGGCCGCCCGCGCGAGCCTGCTCGCGGCCTCCCCGGCGGACCGGCTGGATCTCGCCGTACAGGTCGTGGAAGGCGCGCTTCCGGTGGAGCGGATCGCCGAATGCGTGTTCGTGGCGGCCGCCCTCCAGGTCCGGTTCGCCCAGGATGCGGCGCGTCTCGACGCCTCGGCGCTGAAGCCCGTGGCCGACGGCGTTTGCCCGTGCTGCGGCGGCGCGCCGGTGGCGAGCGTGGTGGTGAGCTGGACCCCGGCCGACAAGGCCCGGTACCTGAGCTGCTCGGTTTGCAACACCCTTTGGAACCACGTCCGGATCCGCTGCACCGCCTGCGGCTCCGGCGAAGGCATCAGCTATTACGGGCTCGACGAGGTCTCGAAGGACGTCCAGGTCGAGACCTGCACGACCTGCCACAGCTACATCAAGCACCTGCACCAGCACCGGGCGCCGACCCTCGACCCGGTGGCGGACGATATCGCGTCCTACGGCCTCGACCTGAAGATCGCCGAGGACGGATTCCGCCGCGCGGGCTTGAACTTACTGTTCATCGTTTAA
- a CDS encoding formate dehydrogenase subunit gamma, translated as MTSQNEIRDGDSRPLHHAKSEAPEVMYVPRYTGVQRVNHWITAILFTLLTLSGLAMFTPYLFSLTGLFGGGQATRAIHPWFGVALAVSFFFLFVRFWKLNIPNKDDVAWSMKIGDVVTNREDRLPELGKYNAGQKGVFWGQTALIGVMFVTGLMIWNTYFGGLTTIETQRWALLAHSLAAVIAIAIIVVHIYAGIWVRGTGRAMVRGTVTGGWAYRHHRKWFRQIAGSKERRGSVDKRGS; from the coding sequence ATGACGAGCCAGAACGAGATCCGGGACGGCGATTCCCGCCCCCTCCACCACGCCAAGTCCGAGGCGCCGGAGGTGATGTACGTCCCCCGCTACACCGGGGTGCAACGCGTGAACCACTGGATCACCGCGATCCTGTTCACGCTGCTGACCCTGTCCGGGCTGGCGATGTTCACGCCCTACCTGTTCTCGCTGACCGGCCTGTTCGGCGGCGGGCAGGCGACGCGCGCGATCCATCCGTGGTTCGGCGTCGCCCTGGCGGTGAGCTTCTTCTTCCTGTTCGTGCGCTTCTGGAAGCTCAACATCCCCAACAAGGACGATGTCGCGTGGTCCATGAAGATCGGCGACGTCGTCACCAACCGGGAGGACCGCCTGCCCGAGCTCGGCAAGTACAATGCCGGCCAGAAGGGCGTGTTCTGGGGCCAGACCGCGCTGATCGGGGTGATGTTCGTCACCGGCCTGATGATCTGGAACACCTATTTCGGCGGGCTGACCACCATCGAGACCCAGCGCTGGGCGCTGCTCGCCCACTCGCTCGCGGCCGTGATCGCCATCGCGATCATCGTGGTCCACATCTACGCCGGCATCTGGGTGCGCGGCACCGGCCGGGCGATGGTGCGCGGCACGGTGACGGGTGGCTGGGCCTACCGGCATCACCGCAAGTGGTTCCGGCAGATCGCCGGATCCAAGGAGCGCCGGGGCTCGGTGGACAAGCGCGGATCCTGA
- the fdxH gene encoding formate dehydrogenase subunit beta produces the protein MADYSSLDIRQRSASTETPPDIRRQVEVAKLIDVSKCIGCKACQSACEEWNDLRDDIGINRGVYDNPHDLTPKSWTLMRFTEYENPETQNLEWLIRKDGCMHCTEPGCLKACPSPGAIVQYSNGIVDFIEENCIGCGYCVKGCPFNIPRISQTDHKAYKCTLCSDRVAVGQAPACAKACPTGSIMFGTKQAMIEQAESRVEDLKSRGFEHAGLYDPAGVGGTHVMYVLHHADQPSLYAGLPNDPKISPLVAFWKGGAKVFGLAAMGFAAVAGFFHYVTAGPNEVVPEEEEEAVEYDEAKRRGETGGGEARPH, from the coding sequence ATGGCCGATTACAGCTCCCTCGATATCCGCCAGCGCTCCGCCTCCACGGAGACGCCGCCGGATATCCGCCGCCAGGTGGAGGTCGCCAAGCTCATCGACGTGTCGAAATGCATCGGCTGCAAGGCCTGCCAATCGGCTTGCGAGGAGTGGAACGACCTGCGCGACGACATCGGGATCAACCGCGGTGTCTATGACAACCCCCACGACCTCACCCCGAAGTCGTGGACCCTCATGCGGTTCACCGAGTACGAGAACCCGGAGACCCAGAACCTCGAATGGCTGATCCGCAAGGACGGCTGCATGCACTGCACCGAGCCGGGCTGCCTCAAGGCCTGCCCGTCCCCCGGGGCGATCGTGCAGTACTCCAACGGCATCGTCGACTTCATCGAGGAGAACTGCATCGGCTGCGGCTACTGCGTGAAGGGATGCCCGTTCAACATCCCGCGCATCAGCCAGACCGACCACAAGGCGTACAAGTGCACCTTGTGCTCGGACCGGGTCGCGGTGGGTCAGGCCCCGGCCTGCGCCAAGGCGTGCCCGACCGGCTCGATCATGTTCGGCACCAAGCAGGCGATGATCGAGCAGGCCGAGAGCCGCGTCGAGGACCTGAAGTCGCGCGGCTTCGAGCATGCCGGCCTCTACGACCCGGCCGGCGTTGGCGGCACGCACGTCATGTACGTGCTGCACCACGCCGACCAGCCGAGCCTCTATGCCGGCCTGCCGAACGACCCGAAGATCTCGCCGCTGGTGGCCTTCTGGAAGGGCGGCGCCAAGGTGTTCGGGCTCGCCGCGATGGGCTTTGCCGCAGTTGCGGGCTTCTTCCACTACGTGACGGCCGGCCCGAACGAAGTCGTGCCGGAAGAAGAGGAAGAGGCGGTCGAGTACGACGAGGCCAAGCGCCGCGGCGAGACCGGCGGCGGCGAGGCTCGGCCGCACTAG
- the fdnG gene encoding formate dehydrogenase-N subunit alpha, which produces MTVQVSRRGLLKGAGAGLAGGSLGALGFGGLQPAMAAAVRPFKLAQMRETRNTCPYCSVACGVILYSLGDRSKNARSSVMHVEGDPDHPVNRGTLCPKGSALLDFVHSETRTKYPLYRAPGTSAFKRVSWDFALDRIATLLKEDRDKNFLAKNEELTVNRWTTTGFLGASATTNETAWLTYKTVRSMGALVFDNQARVUHGPSVASLAPSFGRGAMTNLWMDIKHADVITVMGGNAAEAHPCGFKWVVEAKAHNNAKLIVVDPRFTRTASVADLYCPIRQGTDIAFLSGVAKYLIDNDKLQHRYVAAYSNAGYVVREGYDFSEGLFAGYDADKRDYDKTTWDYEIGPDGYAVVDETMQHPRCVMQLLKKHIAIYTPEMVERICGSPKETFLKVCELMATTSSPERTMASLYALGWTHHSKGSQNIRSMCIVQTLLGNIGMLGGGMQALRGHSNIQGLTDLGLMSNLIPGYLNLPVEKEPDYGSYMAKRQFKPLRPGQTSYWQNYNKFFVSFQKMMWGDKATKENDWAYDYLPKLDVPTYDVIRGFELAKQGKMTGYIIQGFNPLLSFPNRTKMTEAFSKMKFIVVMDPLKTETARFWENHGEYNDVDPTKIQTEVFELPTTLFAEEEGSLSNSSRWLQWHWQAQEAPGECRSDIEIMSEIFLRVKAAYKKDGGAFPDPIVNLKWDYAIAESPTPTELARELNGYTVAPTPDLNGTVMPAGRQLDGFAQLKDDGTTACGCWIYSGCYTEKGNTMARRDNTDPGDRGIAPNWAFAWPANRRVLYNRASCDPEGKPWSEKKKLIEWNGKQWIGFDVPDYGVTVAPDKGVGPFILNQEGVARLWTRGLMRDGPFPTHYEPFESPMANIPFPKIKGAPAARIFKDDLADLGDATEFPYAATSYRLTEHFHGWTKHARINAILQPEAFVEISEELAKEKGIAKGGWVRVWSKRGSLKAKAVVTKRIKPLICDGKPVHVVGIPQHWGFMGLTKKGWHPNSLTPVVGDANTETPEFKAWLVNIEPTTPPSDAVA; this is translated from the coding sequence ATGACGGTCCAGGTCTCTAGGCGTGGCCTGCTCAAAGGGGCCGGCGCCGGCCTCGCGGGCGGCTCGCTCGGCGCACTCGGCTTCGGCGGCCTTCAGCCGGCCATGGCCGCCGCAGTGCGGCCGTTCAAGCTCGCGCAGATGCGCGAGACCCGCAACACGTGCCCGTACTGCTCGGTGGCGTGCGGCGTCATCCTGTACAGCCTCGGCGACCGCTCGAAGAACGCGCGCTCCTCGGTGATGCATGTCGAAGGCGACCCCGATCACCCGGTCAACCGCGGCACCCTCTGCCCGAAGGGCTCGGCGCTGCTCGACTTCGTGCATTCGGAGACCCGCACGAAGTACCCGCTCTACCGCGCCCCGGGCACGTCCGCGTTCAAGCGCGTCTCCTGGGACTTCGCCCTCGACCGGATCGCCACCCTCCTCAAGGAGGATCGGGACAAGAACTTCCTGGCCAAGAACGAAGAGCTCACGGTCAACCGCTGGACCACGACGGGCTTCCTCGGCGCCTCGGCCACCACCAACGAGACGGCCTGGCTGACCTACAAGACAGTCCGCAGCATGGGGGCCCTGGTCTTCGATAACCAGGCCAGGGTTTGACACGGTCCGTCGGTCGCCAGTTTGGCGCCCTCCTTCGGACGCGGTGCGATGACCAACCTCTGGATGGACATCAAGCACGCGGACGTGATCACCGTGATGGGCGGCAATGCCGCCGAAGCGCATCCGTGCGGATTTAAGTGGGTCGTCGAGGCGAAGGCCCATAACAACGCCAAGCTCATCGTCGTCGACCCGCGCTTCACCCGCACGGCGTCGGTGGCCGATCTGTACTGCCCGATCCGGCAGGGGACCGACATCGCGTTCCTGTCCGGCGTCGCGAAGTACCTGATCGACAACGACAAGCTGCAGCACCGCTACGTCGCGGCCTATTCCAACGCGGGCTACGTCGTCCGCGAGGGCTACGATTTCAGCGAGGGCCTGTTCGCCGGCTACGACGCCGACAAGCGCGACTACGACAAGACCACCTGGGACTACGAGATCGGTCCCGATGGCTACGCCGTGGTCGACGAGACGATGCAGCATCCGCGCTGCGTCATGCAGCTCCTGAAGAAGCACATCGCCATCTACACGCCCGAGATGGTGGAGCGGATCTGCGGCTCGCCGAAGGAGACCTTCCTGAAGGTCTGCGAGCTGATGGCGACCACGTCGTCCCCTGAGCGGACGATGGCCTCGCTCTACGCGCTCGGCTGGACGCACCACTCCAAGGGCTCGCAGAACATCCGCTCGATGTGCATCGTCCAGACGTTGCTCGGCAACATCGGCATGCTCGGTGGCGGGATGCAGGCGTTGCGCGGCCACTCCAACATCCAGGGGCTGACCGATCTCGGGCTGATGTCGAACCTCATCCCGGGCTATCTCAACCTGCCCGTGGAGAAGGAGCCGGACTACGGGAGCTACATGGCCAAGCGGCAGTTCAAGCCGCTGCGCCCGGGGCAGACCAGCTACTGGCAGAACTACAACAAGTTCTTCGTCTCGTTCCAGAAGATGATGTGGGGCGACAAGGCGACGAAGGAGAACGACTGGGCCTACGATTACCTGCCCAAGCTCGACGTGCCGACCTACGACGTGATCCGTGGGTTCGAGCTCGCCAAGCAGGGCAAGATGACGGGCTACATCATCCAGGGCTTCAACCCCCTGCTGTCGTTCCCCAATCGCACCAAGATGACGGAAGCCTTCTCCAAGATGAAGTTCATCGTGGTGATGGATCCGCTCAAGACGGAGACCGCCCGGTTCTGGGAGAACCACGGCGAGTACAACGACGTCGACCCGACCAAGATCCAGACCGAGGTATTCGAGCTGCCGACCACCCTGTTCGCGGAGGAGGAGGGCTCGCTGTCGAACTCCAGCCGCTGGCTGCAGTGGCACTGGCAGGCCCAGGAGGCTCCGGGCGAGTGCCGCTCGGACATCGAGATCATGTCGGAGATCTTCCTCCGCGTGAAGGCGGCCTACAAGAAGGATGGCGGCGCGTTCCCGGACCCGATCGTCAACCTGAAATGGGACTACGCCATCGCCGAGTCGCCGACGCCGACCGAGCTCGCCCGCGAGCTCAACGGCTACACGGTGGCGCCGACGCCCGACCTCAACGGGACCGTCATGCCGGCGGGCCGGCAACTCGACGGCTTCGCCCAGCTCAAGGACGACGGCACGACCGCCTGCGGGTGCTGGATCTACTCGGGCTGCTACACCGAGAAGGGCAACACCATGGCCCGCCGGGACAACACCGATCCCGGCGACCGCGGCATCGCGCCGAACTGGGCCTTCGCGTGGCCGGCCAACCGGCGCGTGCTCTACAACCGGGCGTCCTGCGACCCGGAGGGCAAACCCTGGTCGGAGAAGAAGAAGCTCATAGAGTGGAACGGCAAGCAGTGGATCGGCTTCGACGTCCCGGATTACGGCGTCACCGTCGCCCCCGATAAGGGCGTCGGCCCGTTCATCCTGAACCAGGAGGGCGTCGCCCGCCTGTGGACCCGGGGGCTCATGCGCGACGGGCCCTTCCCGACGCACTACGAGCCGTTCGAGTCGCCGATGGCCAACATCCCGTTCCCGAAGATCAAGGGCGCCCCGGCGGCCCGGATCTTCAAGGACGACCTGGCCGATCTTGGCGACGCGACCGAGTTCCCCTACGCGGCGACGAGCTACCGCCTGACCGAGCACTTCCACGGCTGGACCAAGCACGCCCGGATCAACGCGATCCTCCAGCCGGAGGCCTTCGTGGAGATCTCGGAAGAGCTCGCGAAGGAGAAGGGCATCGCCAAGGGCGGCTGGGTCCGCGTCTGGTCGAAGCGCGGCTCGCTCAAGGCCAAGGCGGTGGTGACGAAGCGGATCAAGCCGCTGATCTGCGACGGCAAGCCCGTCCACGTCGTCGGCATCCCGCAGCACTGGGGCTTCATGGGCCTGACGAAGAAAGGATGGCACCCGAACTCGCTGACGCCCGTGGTGGGTGACGCGAACACCGAGACGCCGGAGTTCAAGGCCTGGCTCGTGAATATCGAGCCGACCACGCCGCCGTCCGACGCGGTCGCCTGA
- a CDS encoding sulfate ABC transporter substrate-binding protein, producing MLVGAGLLSGLLPANAETALLNVSYDPTRELYREINAVFAEAWKAKTGEAITVRASHGGSGAQARTVIDGVDADVVTLGIPSDIDAIAKLTRKIPDDWRSKLPNEAVPYTSTVVFLVRKGNPKGVKDWADLTKPDVKVITPNPKTSAGGRWNFLAAWGYAYGQDKDTAKADAFVGQIYKNVPVLDTGARGSTVTFAQRGLGDVLPTWENEAYLVLQEFGADKFDIVSPPTSIYAEPPVALVAVNAERKGTTKAAQAYLDFLYSDRAQAIFAKHHYRPIRREAAAPADLAQLPEIKLFKIEDMQGSWDEIQKRNFDAGGLFDRLSRAGR from the coding sequence ATGCTGGTCGGCGCCGGCCTGCTGAGCGGGCTCCTGCCAGCAAACGCCGAGACCGCACTGCTGAACGTCTCCTACGACCCGACCCGGGAACTCTATCGCGAGATCAACGCGGTCTTCGCCGAGGCGTGGAAGGCCAAGACCGGCGAGGCGATCACCGTGCGCGCCTCGCATGGCGGCTCGGGCGCGCAGGCCCGGACGGTGATCGACGGCGTCGACGCCGACGTGGTCACGCTGGGCATCCCGTCGGATATCGACGCCATCGCCAAGCTCACCCGCAAGATCCCCGACGACTGGCGCAGCAAGCTCCCGAACGAGGCCGTGCCCTACACCTCGACGGTGGTGTTCCTGGTCCGCAAGGGCAACCCGAAGGGCGTGAAGGACTGGGCCGACCTGACCAAGCCCGACGTGAAGGTGATCACCCCCAACCCGAAGACCTCGGCCGGCGGACGCTGGAACTTCCTGGCCGCCTGGGGCTACGCCTACGGCCAGGACAAGGACACCGCCAAGGCGGATGCCTTCGTGGGCCAGATCTACAAGAACGTGCCCGTGCTCGACACCGGGGCACGCGGCTCGACCGTGACCTTCGCGCAGCGCGGGCTCGGCGACGTGCTGCCGACCTGGGAGAACGAGGCCTACTTGGTGCTGCAGGAGTTCGGCGCCGACAAGTTCGACATCGTCTCGCCACCGACCTCGATCTACGCCGAGCCGCCGGTGGCCCTCGTGGCGGTGAACGCCGAGCGCAAGGGCACCACCAAGGCCGCCCAGGCCTATCTCGACTTCCTCTACAGCGACCGCGCGCAGGCGATCTTCGCCAAGCACCATTACCGCCCGATCCGCCGCGAGGCGGCGGCGCCGGCCGACCTCGCCCAGCTCCCCGAAATCAAGCTGTTCAAGATCGAGGACATGCAGGGGTCCTGGGACGAGATCCAGAAGCGGAACTTCGACGCCGGCGGCCTGTTCGACCGGTTGAGCCGGGCCGGCCGCTGA
- the cysT gene encoding sulfate ABC transporter permease subunit CysT produces the protein MVETSRRKRTFRRPSVIPGFGLSFGYTLTCLGLVVLLPLAGLVAKASGLGLSGIWYVATDPRVASALTLSFGVSAVAALTASVFGFLVAWVLTRYRFPGRKIVDAAVDLPFALPTAVAGIALAALYAPDGLLGAPLARLGIQAAYTPVGIFIAMVFIGLPFAVRTVQPLIAEIDKEIEEASATLGATRLGTLTRVVLPPLIPAVLTGFALAFARGVGEYGSIIFIAGNLPYVSEIAPLLIVIKLSEFDYGGAAAIATIMLGISFLTLLAINLIQAWSRRRFGYV, from the coding sequence ATGGTCGAGACATCGCGTCGCAAACGGACCTTCCGCCGTCCCAGCGTGATCCCGGGCTTCGGGCTCAGCTTCGGCTACACGCTGACCTGCCTCGGGCTCGTCGTGCTGCTGCCGCTCGCCGGGCTCGTGGCCAAGGCGTCCGGCCTCGGGCTCTCGGGGATCTGGTACGTGGCCACCGATCCGCGGGTGGCCAGCGCCCTGACGCTCAGCTTCGGCGTCTCCGCGGTCGCGGCGCTCACCGCCTCGGTGTTCGGCTTCCTGGTCGCCTGGGTCCTGACCCGCTACCGCTTCCCGGGCCGGAAGATCGTCGACGCGGCGGTCGACCTGCCCTTCGCCCTGCCGACCGCCGTGGCCGGCATCGCGCTCGCCGCGCTCTACGCGCCGGACGGGCTGCTCGGCGCGCCGCTCGCCCGTCTCGGCATCCAGGCGGCCTACACGCCGGTGGGGATCTTCATCGCCATGGTGTTCATCGGGCTGCCCTTCGCGGTGCGGACCGTGCAGCCGCTGATCGCCGAGATCGACAAGGAGATCGAGGAGGCCTCCGCCACCCTGGGCGCCACCCGGCTCGGGACCCTGACCCGGGTGGTGCTGCCGCCGCTGATCCCGGCTGTGCTCACCGGGTTCGCCCTGGCCTTCGCCCGGGGGGTCGGCGAATACGGATCGATCATCTTCATCGCCGGCAACCTGCCCTACGTCTCGGAGATCGCGCCGCTGCTGATCGTGATCAAGCTGTCCGAGTTCGACTACGGCGGCGCGGCGGCCATCGCCACGATCATGCTGGGCATCTCGTTCCTGACCCTGCTCGCCATCAACCTGATCCAGGCCTGGAGCCGGAGGCGCTTCGGCTATGTCTGA
- the cysW gene encoding sulfate ABC transporter permease subunit CysW: MSEIFSPTVAPATRAEPVASEGAGTRLVLIGIAIAFLALFLVLPLLAVFTQALSKGLDAFLAAFREPDAWSAIRLTLTVAAIAVPFNVVFGLAASWAIAKFEFPGKSLLITLIDLPFSVSPVVSGLIYVLLFGSQGLFGTWLMDHGFQVLFALPGIVLATVFVTFPFVARELIPLMQEQGSAEEEAALTLGASGLHAFRTVTLPNIRWGLLYSVLLCNARAMGEFGAVSVVSGHIRGLTNTIPLHVEILYNEYNFVAAFAVASLLAVLALITLVLKSFLEWRFAGDLAHGRAH; this comes from the coding sequence ATGTCTGAGATCTTCTCCCCGACCGTCGCGCCGGCCACGCGGGCGGAGCCCGTCGCCTCGGAGGGCGCCGGAACCCGGCTCGTCCTGATCGGGATCGCGATCGCCTTCCTGGCGCTGTTCCTGGTGCTGCCGCTGCTCGCGGTGTTCACCCAGGCGCTCTCGAAGGGGCTCGATGCCTTCCTGGCGGCGTTCCGGGAGCCGGATGCCTGGAGCGCGATCCGCCTGACCCTGACGGTGGCGGCGATCGCGGTGCCGTTCAACGTGGTGTTCGGCCTGGCGGCCTCCTGGGCGATCGCCAAGTTCGAGTTCCCCGGCAAGTCGCTGCTGATCACCCTGATCGACCTGCCGTTCTCGGTCTCGCCGGTGGTCTCTGGGCTGATCTACGTGCTGCTGTTCGGCTCGCAGGGCCTGTTCGGCACCTGGCTCATGGACCACGGGTTCCAGGTGCTGTTCGCCCTGCCGGGGATCGTGCTCGCCACGGTGTTCGTCACCTTCCCGTTCGTGGCCCGCGAGCTGATCCCGCTGATGCAGGAACAGGGTTCCGCGGAGGAGGAGGCCGCGCTGACGCTCGGCGCCTCGGGCCTGCACGCGTTCCGCACGGTGACGCTGCCCAACATCCGCTGGGGCCTGCTCTACAGCGTGCTCCTCTGCAATGCCCGGGCGATGGGCGAATTCGGGGCGGTGTCGGTGGTGTCCGGCCACATCCGCGGCCTGACCAACACCATCCCACTCCACGTGGAGATCCTCTACAATGAGTACAACTTCGTCGCCGCCTTCGCCGTCGCTTCGCTCCTCGCCGTCCTTGCCCTCATCACCCTCGTCCTCAAATCCTTCCTCGAATGGCGCTTCGCGGGCGACCTTGCGCACGGCCGCGCCCACTGA
- a CDS encoding ATP-binding cassette domain-containing protein translates to MLHDLSIDVRAGELLGLLGPSGSGKTTLLRIIAGLDAPDRGRILFGDDDATGLAVQERAVGFVFQHYALFKHMSVADNIAYGLNARRRAERPAKPEIKRRVGDLLDLIRLSGFGDRFPSQLSGGQRQRVALARALAVEPRVLLLDEPFGALDAQVRKDLRRWLREIHDRTGQTTIFVTHDQDEALELSDRVAVLDRGRLEQVGTPDEVQEHPASATVMKFLGDHVEVEALAEGGRVLVRGRETPVAAPAGIIGPVKLYVRPWQLQLAEPEAAHLSGTVRSSYRSQGRQRIEVVDTEGRVLAVEDFDGIRHPAGHPVGLRINGGHVFG, encoded by the coding sequence GTGCTGCACGACCTGTCGATCGACGTGCGGGCGGGGGAGCTGCTCGGCCTGCTCGGCCCCTCGGGCTCGGGCAAGACGACCCTGCTGCGGATCATCGCCGGGCTCGACGCGCCGGACCGGGGCCGGATCCTGTTCGGCGACGACGACGCCACGGGGCTTGCCGTGCAGGAGCGGGCGGTGGGCTTCGTGTTCCAGCACTACGCCCTGTTCAAGCACATGAGCGTGGCCGACAACATCGCGTACGGGCTGAACGCGCGGCGCCGGGCCGAGCGGCCGGCCAAGCCTGAGATCAAGCGCCGGGTCGGCGACCTGCTCGACCTGATCCGGCTCTCGGGCTTCGGCGACCGCTTCCCGTCGCAACTCTCCGGCGGCCAGCGCCAGCGGGTGGCGCTCGCGCGCGCGCTCGCCGTCGAGCCGCGGGTCCTGCTGCTGGACGAGCCCTTCGGCGCGCTGGATGCCCAGGTCCGCAAGGACCTGCGCCGCTGGCTGCGCGAGATCCACGACCGCACCGGCCAGACCACGATCTTCGTCACTCACGACCAGGACGAGGCCCTAGAGCTGTCGGACCGGGTCGCCGTGCTCGACCGCGGCCGCCTTGAGCAGGTCGGCACCCCGGACGAGGTCCAGGAGCACCCGGCCTCCGCGACCGTGATGAAGTTTTTGGGCGATCACGTCGAAGTGGAAGCGCTGGCCGAGGGCGGCCGCGTGCTGGTGCGCGGCCGGGAGACGCCGGTGGCGGCGCCGGCCGGGATCATCGGCCCGGTCAAGCTCTACGTCCGGCCGTGGCAATTGCAGCTCGCCGAGCCAGAGGCGGCGCATCTCTCCGGCACCGTGCGCAGTTCCTACCGCAGCCAGGGCCGTCAGCGCATCGAGGTGGTCGATACCGAGGGACGGGTCCTGGCGGTGGAGGATTTCGACGGCATCCGCCACCCGGCCGGCCACCCGGTGGGCCTGCGGATTAATGGCGGGCATGTGTTCGGGTGA